In Carya illinoinensis cultivar Pawnee chromosome 9, C.illinoinensisPawnee_v1, whole genome shotgun sequence, the following are encoded in one genomic region:
- the LOC122276876 gene encoding receptor kinase-like protein Xa21 translates to MNVAIKVLKLQVEGAFKIFVVECEVLRNTHNGNLIKIISICSNIEFKALVLEYMPNGNLEKWLYSHNHYLNILQRLNIMVDVPSALEYLHYGYSTTILRCDLKPSNILLDEDLVAQVADFGMAKLLGDGDSMM, encoded by the coding sequence ATGAATGTtgcaataaaagttttgaaattgCAAGTGGAAGGGGCATTCAAGATTTTTGTTGTAGAGTGTGAGGTACTTCGAAATACTCATAACGGAAATCTTATCAAAATCATCAGCATTTGTAGCAACATTGAATTCAAGGCCCTTGTTTTGGAATACATGCCTAATGGAAACTTGGAGAAGTGGTTGTATTCTCATAATCACTATTTGAATATCTTACAAAGGCTAAATATAATGGTAGATGTGCCATCAGCACTAGAATACCTCCATTATGGCTATTCAACAACTATTCTTCGTTGTGATTTGAAGCCTAGCAACATCTTACTAGACGAAGATTTGGTTGCACAAGTTGCTGATTTTGGCATGGCCAAACTCTTAGGCGATGGAGATTCTATGATGTGA